A single region of the Lotus japonicus ecotype B-129 chromosome 4, LjGifu_v1.2 genome encodes:
- the LOC130710302 gene encoding protein QUIRKY, with translation MTTKTTPFHHQPPQTVRRLVVEVVDARNLLPKDGQGSSSPYVVADFDGQRKRTTTRFKELNPVWNEPLEFIVSDPETMEFEELEVEVYNDKKFGNGSGRKNHFLGRVKLYGTQFSQRGEEALVYYTLEKRSVFSWIRGEIGLKIYYYDELLLHDDEKQQQQQPPPEQERSRMVVEEGRVFEVPGQMEHCVPLPEGPPHSPGVVVVEQSPPPVVHVQQDQPEVQEMYGPPVQEMPYHHHPEVRKMQAVRGERVRVLKRPNGGGDYSPKNISVKKEKAGVDTERVHPFDLVEPMQYLFVRIVKARGVAPPGESPYVKVRTSSHYVRSKPASLRPNEPSDSPEWNQVFALGYNKNDANSATLEISVWDSPTESFLGGVCFDLSDVPVRDPPDSPLAPQWYRLEGGAADQNPGRVSGDIQLSVWIGTQSDDAFPEAWSSDAPYVAHTRSKVYQSPKLWYLRVTVIEAQDLNMAQNLPPLTAPEVRVKIQLGFQSQRTRRGSMNHHSMSFHWNEELLFVAGEPLEETVILLVEDRTTKEPSLLGHAVIPLVSIEQRIDERHVPAKWFTLEGGSYCGRVHLRLCLEGGYHVLDEAAHVCSDFRPTAKQLWKPPVGILELGILGARGLLPMKSKGPGKGSTDAYCVAKYGKKWVRTRTVTDSFDPRWNEQYTWQVYDPCTVLTVGVFDNWRMFAEVSEEKPDSRIGKVRIRVSTLESNKIYTSSYPLLVLTRTGLKKMGEIELAVRFACPSLLPETSAVYGQPLLPRMHYLRPLGVAQQEALRGAATKMVAQWLARSEPALGHEVVRYMLDADSHAWSMRKSKANWFRIVAVLAWAVGLAKWLDDIRRWRNPVTTVLLHVLYLVLVWYPDLIVPTGFLYIVLIGIWYYRFRPKIPAGMDTRLSQAEAVDPDELDEEFDTMPSSKPPELIRVRYDRLRMLAARVQTVLGDFATQGERVQALVSWRDPRATKLFIGVCLLITIVLYSVPPKTVAVALGFYYLRHPMFRNPMPPRSLNFFRRLPSLSDRLM, from the coding sequence ATGACCACCAAAACGACGCCGTTTCACCACCAGCCACCGCAAACCGTCAGGAGgctggtggtggaggtggtggacgCGCGGAACCTGCTTCCCAAAGATGGCCAGGGAAGCTCCAGCCCTTATGTAGTGGCGGACTTCGACGGCCAGAGGAAGCGAACCACCACCCGGTTCAAGGAGCTCAACCCGGTATGGAACGAACCGCTCGAGTTCATCGTCTCCGACCCGGAGACCATGGAGTTTGAGGAGCTGGAGGTTGAGGTCTATAACGATAAGAAGTTTGGGAACGGTAGCGGCCGGAAGAATCACTTCCTCGGAAGGGTCAAGCTCTATGGAACCCAGTTTTCTCAGAGAGGGGAAGAAGCTCTGGTTTACTATACTCTAGAGAAGAGGAGCGTGTTCAGTTGGATCAGAGGTGAGATTGGACTCAAGATTTATTACTACGATGAGCTGTTGCTTCATGATGATGAgaaacagcagcagcagcaaccgCCGCCGGAGCAAGAGAGGAGCAGGATGGTGGTAGAAGAAGGAAGGGTGTTTGAAGTTCCTGGACAAATGGAGCATTGCGTGCCTCTTCCTGAAGGTCCACCTCATTCGCCGGGTGTTGTGGTGGTGGAGCAATCGCCGCCGCCGGTGGTTCATGTCCAGCAGGATCAACCGGAGGTGCAGGAAATGTATGGTCCTCCGGTGCAGGAAATGCCGTACCATCATCATCCTGAGGTGAGGAAAATGCAGGCGGTTAGAGGGGAGAGGGTGAGGGTTCTGAAGAGGCCTAACGGTGGTGGTGACTACTCGCCGAAGAACATCTCCGTCAAGAAGGAGAAGGCTGGTGTTGATACCGAGAGGGTGCATCCCTTCGATCTGGTGGAACCGATGCAGTATCTGTTTGTGAGAATCGTGAAGGCTCGCGGTGTTGCTCCGCCCGGTGAAAGCCCCTACGTCAAGGTGAGAACGTCCAGCCACTACGTCAGATCGAAACCAGCGAGTCTCCGGCCAAACGAGCCCAGCGACTCGCCGGAGTGGAACCAGGTGTTTGCATTGGGTTACAACAAGAACGACGCCAACAGCGCTACGCTGGAGATCTCAGTTTGGGATTCCCCGACGGAGAGTTTCCTCGGCGGCGTTTGCTTCGATCTCTCCGACGTCCCGGTGCGAGATCCTCCAGACAGCCCCCTGGCTCCGCAGTGGTACCGTCTAGAAGGAGGCGCCGCCGATCAAAACCCTGGCAGAGTCTCCGGTGACATCCAGCTCTCCGTCTGGATCGGTACCCAATCCGACGACGCATTCCCGGAAGCGTGGAGCTCCGACGCGCCGTATGTAGCGCACACTCGCTCCAAGGTTTACCAATCGCCGAAGCTCTGGTATCTCCGGGTGACGGTTATCGAAGCGCAGGATCTAAACATGGCTCAGAATCTCCCTCCATTGACAGCACCGGAAGTTAGAGTGAAAATCCAATTAGGGTTCCAATCGCAGAGAACAAGGCGAGGCTCCATGAACCACCACAGCATGTCGTTTCACTGGAACGAGGAGCTTCTCTTCGTCGCCGGAGAACCGCTAGAAGAAACGGTTATCCTCCTTGTAGAAGATCGAACCACCAAGGAACCTTCGCTGTTAGGCCACGCCGTGATTCCTTTAGTCTCAATCGAGCAACGGATCGACGAGCGTCACGTGCCGGCGAAATGGTTCACTCTAGAAGGAGGTTCCTACTGCGGCAGAGTCCACCTCCGCCTCTGCTTAGAAGGAGGCTATCACGTGCTCGACGAGGCGGCGCACGTGTGCAGCGACTTCCGTCCCACGGCGAAGCAGTTATGGAAACCACCCGTCGGAATTCTGGAGCTCGGAATCCTCGGCGCTCGCGGCCTTCTTCCGATGAAATCCAAGGGCCCTGGAAAAGGGTCCACCGATGCTTACTGTGTTGCCAAGTACGGGAAGAAGTGGGTCCGAACGCGCACCGTCACCGACAGCTTCGACCCACGGTGGAACGAGCAGTACACGTGGCAGGTTTACGACCCCTGCACCGTCCTCACCGTCGGGGTTTTTGATAACTGGCGCATGTTCGCTGAAGTCTCAGAGGAAAAACCAGATAGCCGCATCGGAAAGGTACGAATTCGTGTTTCCACGCTTGAGAGCAACAAAATCTACACCAGTTCGTATCCTCTTCTGGTTCTGACACGAACCgggttgaagaagatggggGAGATTGAGCTAGCGGTGCGGTTTGCGTGCCCGTCGTTGCTGCCGGAAACTTCTGCGGTTTACGGGCAGCCGCTGCTGCCCAGAATGCACTACCTCCGCCCGCTTGGGGTGGCGCAGCAGGAGGCTCTTCGCGGCGCAGCCACGAAGATGGTGGCGCAATGGCTGGCGAGGTCGGAGCCGGCGTTGGGGCATGAGGTGGTTCGGTACATGCTGGATGCGGATTCACACGCTTGGAGTATGAGGAAGAGCAAGGCGAATTGGTTCAGAATTGTGGCGGTTTTGGCCTGGGCTGTTGGGTTGGCGAAGTGGTTGGATGACATAAGGAGGTGGAGGAATCCGGTGACGACGGTGCTGCTTCATGTTCTCTACTTAGTGCTAGTTTGGTACCCGGATTTGATTGTTCCCACAGGGTTTCTATACATTGTTCTGATTGGGATATGGTACTACCGGTTCCGGCCGAAGATTCCGGCGGGGATGGATACACGGTTGTCGCAGGCGGAGGCGGTTGACCCGGATGAGCTTGATGAGGAGTTTGACACAATGCCGAGTTCCAAGCCGCCCGAGCTGATTCGCGTCCGGTACGATAGGTTGAGGATGTTGGCCGCCAGGGTTCAGACGGTGTTGGGTGATTTCGCGACGCAGGGGGAGAGGGTTCAGGCATTGGTGAGCTGGAGGGACCCGAGGGCTACTAAATTGTTCATTGGGGTGTGTCTATTGATTACCATTGTGCTCTACTCGGTGCCGCCGAAGACGGTGGCGGTGGCATTGGGGTTTTACTACCTCCGGCACCCCATGTTCCGGAACCCAATGCCGCCGCGGAGTTTGAACTTTTTCCGGCGACTGCCTAGCTTGTCTGATCGGTTAATGTAG
- the LOC130716014 gene encoding 18.0 kDa class II heat shock protein-like, with translation MANARGATPRVGVTTRARARAQTPVVEEIVPNSGWTEDSAGHYLLVDLPEFRKEEVKLQVDSYGRIVVKGERQANEQKRVHFQLVFPVPVDSDTDKLAGHFDGGILYVTVPKRVAEEKNQESEAEKAGNGDVAEAERAQEHDSHEPVVDHERRDPMPQHENHTEQEEERRRNENPQIQELSEQVIRKWNQESMLRSARVVLIKNKGIVITAVIAFSLGLFISRKFDFSAEP, from the exons ATGGCTAATGCAAGAGGTGCTACTCCAAGGGTTGGAGTAACAACAAGGGCACGGGCACGGGCACAAACTCCAGTTGTTGAAGAGATTGTACCTAATTCTGGATGGACAGAGGACTCTGCAGGGCATTATCTTCTAGTTGATCTTCCCG AATTCAGGAAGGAGGAGGTGAAGCTTCAGGTTGATAGCTATGGCCGTATCGTTGTAAAGGGAGAAAGGCAAGCAAATGAGCAGAAACGTGTTCATTTTCAGCTGGTTTTTCCAGTGCCGGTGGATTCCGATACGGATAAGCTAGCCGGACATTTTGATGGTGGAATCCTTTATGTGACTGTCCCCAAGCGAGTAGCAGAAGAGAAGAACCAAGAAAGTGAAGCTGAGAAAGCTGGGAATGGTGATGTAGCTGAAGCTGAAAGAGCACAAGAACATGATAGCCATGAACCTGTTGTTGATCATGAGAGGAGGGATCCTATGCCACAACATGAAAACCATACTGAGCaggaggaagaaagaagaagaaatgaaaatcCGCAGATCCAAGAACTTTCTGAACAAGTCATAAGGAAGTGGAATCAAGAATCCATGCTCAGAAGTGCAAGGGTGGTTCTGATAAAAAACAAAGGAATTGTTATAACGGCTGTCATAGCCTTTTCCTTGGGTCTGTTCATATCTCGTAAATTTGATTTCTCAGCAGAACCCTAA
- the LOC130715162 gene encoding protein NRT1/ PTR FAMILY 4.6-like isoform X2, whose amino-acid sequence MLAASFVLAVEVLENLAYLANASNLVLYLTKFMHFSPSTSSNIVTNFMGTAFLLAILGGFLADAFFTTYSIYLISAAIEFMGLLVLTIQAHMPSLKPPNCLMGDSSSHLCQKLHQGEAVMLFAGLYLAALGVGGIKGSLPPHGAEQLDETTLDGRKKRSEFFNYFVFSLSCGALIAVTFVVWIEDNKGWQWGLSVSTASILISIPVFLLGSPTYRTKIPSGSPITSMFKVVVSAVCNNFKSGNSTNAVINMATSPSHTTEIGGEVEESNTTKEDQLSQRTQTPTESLKFLNKAVMEPVHPMLQCTVKEVEEAKVVLKILPIFMSTIMLNCCLAQLSTFSVQQSATMDTMLGSFKVPPASLPVFPVLFIMILAPLYNHSIVPFARKVTKTEMGITHLQRIGTGLFLSIVAMAVAALVETKRKKTAAEFGLLDSTKPLPMTFLWVAFQYLFLGSADLFTLAGMMEFFFTEAPWSMRSLATALSWASLSMGYFLSTVLVSIINKVTGAFGHTPWLLGSNLNHYHLERFYWLMCVLSGLNFIHYLFWANSYKYRGSPRSGY is encoded by the exons ATGCTTGCTGCTTCCTTTGTTTTGG CTGTGGAGGTATTAGAGAACCTAGCATATCTTGCTAATGCAAGCAACCTTGTTTTGTACCTGACCAAGTTTATGCACTTTTCACCATCCACCTCTTCCAACATTGTCACCAATTTCATGGGAACAGCTTTCCTCCTTGCTATTCTTGGTGGGTTTCTGGCTGATGCATTTTTCACCACTTATTCCATCTATCTCATAAGTGCTGCAATAGAATTCATG GGCCTATTAGTCCTTACAATACAAGCACACATGCCATCACTGAAACCACCAAACTGCCTTATGGGAGATTCCAGCAGTCACCTATGTCAGAAACTTCATCAAGGGGAGGCAGTTATGCTCTTTGCAGGCCTCTATCTAGCAGCTCTCGGCGTAGGAGGAATAAAAGGATCACTTCCTCCTCATGGGGCTGAGCAGTTAGATGAGACCACCCTAGATGGAAGGAAAAAGAGGTCTGAATTTTTCAATTACTTTGTCTTCAGCCTCTCATGTGGGGCATTGATTGCAGTCACTTTTGTGGTGTGGATTGAAGACAACAAGGGATGGCAGTGGGGTTTAAGTGtctcaactgcatcaatattGATCTCCATTCCAGTTTTCCTTCTTGGTTCACCAACATACAGGACCAAGATTCCATCTGGAAGCCCCATCACATCCATGTTCAAG GTTGTTGTTTCTGCAGTTTGCAACAACTTCAAATCAGGGAATTCAACCAATGCTGTCATAAACATGGCCACAAGTCCATCCCACACAACTGAAATCGGTGGTGAAGTTGAAGAAAGTAACACTACAAAAGAGGATCAGCTAAGTCAAAGGACTCAAACCCCAACAGAAAGCCTTAAATTCCTTAATAAAGCAGTGATGGAACCAGTTCATCCTATGCTGCAGTGCACAGTAAAGGAAGTTGAAGAGGCCAAGGTAGTATTAAAGATCCTTCCCATATTCATGTCCACCATAATGCTTAACTGTTGCCTTGCTCAGCTATCAACCTTCTCAGTCCAACAATCAGCCACAATGGACACCATGCTTGGTTCCTTCAAGGTCCCACCAGCTTCTCTACCTGTGTTCCCTGTTCTCTTCATCATGATCCTTGCCCCACTCTACAACCATTCCATTGTCCCATTTGCAAGGAAAGTGACCAAAACTGAGATGGGCATAACACATCTACAGAGAATAGGGACAGGGCTATTTCTCTCTATTGTGGCAATGGCAGTGGCTGCTTTGGTGGAaaccaagagaaagaaaacagcTGCTGAATTTGGTTTATTAGATTCTACCAAGCCTCTTCCCATGACATTCTTGTGGGTGGCTTTTCAATACTTGTTTCTTGGTTCTGCTGATCTTTTCACTTTGGCTGGGATGATGGAGTTCTTCTTCACAGAGGCACCATGGAGCATGAGGTCATTGGCCACAGCACTCTCATGGGCCTCACTGTCCATGGGGTACTTCCTGAGCACTGTTCTTGTGTCCATTATTAATAAGGTCACAGGAGCTTTTGGACACACACCATGGCTCttgggtagcaacttgaatcATTATCATCTTGAGAGATTTTATTGGTTGATGTGTGTGCTTAGTGGACTAAATTTTATTCATTATCTCTTCTGGGCCAATTCCTACAAGTACAGAGGTTCACCAAGGTCTGGATATTAG
- the LOC130710303 gene encoding hypersensitive-induced reaction 1 protein-like — protein MGNLLCCVQIEQSTVAIKEKFGRFEEVLEPGFHCVPMFLGDRLAGHLSLRLQQLDIQCETKTKDNVFVNVVASIQYRALADKASDAFYKLSNTRTQIQAYVFDVIRAYVPKLNLDDAFEQKNKIAKAVEEELEKAMSGYGYEIVQTLIIDIEPDVHVKRAMNEINAAARLRLAATEKAEAEKILQIKRAEGEAEAKYLSGLGIARQRQAIVNGLRDSVLGFAVNVPGTSAKDVMDMVLVTQYFDTMKEIGAASKSSAVFIPHGPGAVRDVASQIRNGLLQASHQ, from the exons ATGGGAAATCTGCTATGTTGTGTGCAAATTGAACAATCAACGGTggctataaaagaaaaatttggGAGATTTGAAGAGGTTCTTGAGCCGGGATTCCATTGCGTGCCAATGTTCCTTGGAGATAGACTGGCTGGTCATCTCTCTCTTCGCCTACAACAATTGGATATCCAATGTGAGACCAAGACAAAG GATAATGTCTTTGTTAATGTTGTTGCCTCTATTCAATATCGCGCCCTGGCGGACAAGGCTAGTGATGCTTTTTACAAACTTAGCAATACAAGGACCCAAATTCAGGCCTATGTTTTTGATG TAATTCGAGCATATGTTCCAAAACTCAACTTGGATGATGCTTTTGagcagaaaaataaaattgccAAAGCTGTGGAAGAAGAACTTGAGaag GCTATGTCAGGTTACGGATATGAAATCGTTCAAACACTGATTATTGATATAGAGCCAGATGTTCATGTGAAGCGGGCTATGAATGAAATCAATGCTG CTGCAAGATTGAGGTTGGCAGCTACTGAGAAGGCAGAGGCAGAGAAGATTTTGCAAATCAAGCGAGCCGAGGGTGAGGCCGAGGCTAAATATCTTTCTGGTCTCGGCATTGCGCGCCAACGCCAAGCAATTGTTAATGGCTTGAGAGACAGTGTGCTTGGATTCGCAGTGAATGTACCGGGGACAAGTGCAAAAGATGTCATGGACATGGTCCTTGTCACTCAGTATTTTGACACAATGAAAGAGATTGGTGCTGCCTCCAAGTCCTCTGCTGTGTTTATTCCTCATGGACCCGGTGCTGTTCGCGATGTAGCTAGTCAAATCCGCAATGGACTTCTTCAGGCTTCTCATCAGTAG
- the LOC130715162 gene encoding protein NRT1/ PTR FAMILY 4.6-like isoform X1 has protein sequence MEEGQVQVWEGYVDWRNRPAKKGHHGGMLAASFVLAVEVLENLAYLANASNLVLYLTKFMHFSPSTSSNIVTNFMGTAFLLAILGGFLADAFFTTYSIYLISAAIEFMGLLVLTIQAHMPSLKPPNCLMGDSSSHLCQKLHQGEAVMLFAGLYLAALGVGGIKGSLPPHGAEQLDETTLDGRKKRSEFFNYFVFSLSCGALIAVTFVVWIEDNKGWQWGLSVSTASILISIPVFLLGSPTYRTKIPSGSPITSMFKVVVSAVCNNFKSGNSTNAVINMATSPSHTTEIGGEVEESNTTKEDQLSQRTQTPTESLKFLNKAVMEPVHPMLQCTVKEVEEAKVVLKILPIFMSTIMLNCCLAQLSTFSVQQSATMDTMLGSFKVPPASLPVFPVLFIMILAPLYNHSIVPFARKVTKTEMGITHLQRIGTGLFLSIVAMAVAALVETKRKKTAAEFGLLDSTKPLPMTFLWVAFQYLFLGSADLFTLAGMMEFFFTEAPWSMRSLATALSWASLSMGYFLSTVLVSIINKVTGAFGHTPWLLGSNLNHYHLERFYWLMCVLSGLNFIHYLFWANSYKYRGSPRSGY, from the exons ATG GAAGAAGGACAGGTGCAAGTTTGGGAAGGCTATGTAGATTGGAGGAACAGACCAGCCAAAAAAGGACATCATGGTGGCATGCTTGCTGCTTCCTTTGTTTTGG CTGTGGAGGTATTAGAGAACCTAGCATATCTTGCTAATGCAAGCAACCTTGTTTTGTACCTGACCAAGTTTATGCACTTTTCACCATCCACCTCTTCCAACATTGTCACCAATTTCATGGGAACAGCTTTCCTCCTTGCTATTCTTGGTGGGTTTCTGGCTGATGCATTTTTCACCACTTATTCCATCTATCTCATAAGTGCTGCAATAGAATTCATG GGCCTATTAGTCCTTACAATACAAGCACACATGCCATCACTGAAACCACCAAACTGCCTTATGGGAGATTCCAGCAGTCACCTATGTCAGAAACTTCATCAAGGGGAGGCAGTTATGCTCTTTGCAGGCCTCTATCTAGCAGCTCTCGGCGTAGGAGGAATAAAAGGATCACTTCCTCCTCATGGGGCTGAGCAGTTAGATGAGACCACCCTAGATGGAAGGAAAAAGAGGTCTGAATTTTTCAATTACTTTGTCTTCAGCCTCTCATGTGGGGCATTGATTGCAGTCACTTTTGTGGTGTGGATTGAAGACAACAAGGGATGGCAGTGGGGTTTAAGTGtctcaactgcatcaatattGATCTCCATTCCAGTTTTCCTTCTTGGTTCACCAACATACAGGACCAAGATTCCATCTGGAAGCCCCATCACATCCATGTTCAAG GTTGTTGTTTCTGCAGTTTGCAACAACTTCAAATCAGGGAATTCAACCAATGCTGTCATAAACATGGCCACAAGTCCATCCCACACAACTGAAATCGGTGGTGAAGTTGAAGAAAGTAACACTACAAAAGAGGATCAGCTAAGTCAAAGGACTCAAACCCCAACAGAAAGCCTTAAATTCCTTAATAAAGCAGTGATGGAACCAGTTCATCCTATGCTGCAGTGCACAGTAAAGGAAGTTGAAGAGGCCAAGGTAGTATTAAAGATCCTTCCCATATTCATGTCCACCATAATGCTTAACTGTTGCCTTGCTCAGCTATCAACCTTCTCAGTCCAACAATCAGCCACAATGGACACCATGCTTGGTTCCTTCAAGGTCCCACCAGCTTCTCTACCTGTGTTCCCTGTTCTCTTCATCATGATCCTTGCCCCACTCTACAACCATTCCATTGTCCCATTTGCAAGGAAAGTGACCAAAACTGAGATGGGCATAACACATCTACAGAGAATAGGGACAGGGCTATTTCTCTCTATTGTGGCAATGGCAGTGGCTGCTTTGGTGGAaaccaagagaaagaaaacagcTGCTGAATTTGGTTTATTAGATTCTACCAAGCCTCTTCCCATGACATTCTTGTGGGTGGCTTTTCAATACTTGTTTCTTGGTTCTGCTGATCTTTTCACTTTGGCTGGGATGATGGAGTTCTTCTTCACAGAGGCACCATGGAGCATGAGGTCATTGGCCACAGCACTCTCATGGGCCTCACTGTCCATGGGGTACTTCCTGAGCACTGTTCTTGTGTCCATTATTAATAAGGTCACAGGAGCTTTTGGACACACACCATGGCTCttgggtagcaacttgaatcATTATCATCTTGAGAGATTTTATTGGTTGATGTGTGTGCTTAGTGGACTAAATTTTATTCATTATCTCTTCTGGGCCAATTCCTACAAGTACAGAGGTTCACCAAGGTCTGGATATTAG
- the LOC130710304 gene encoding mitochondrial outer membrane protein porin 1-like, which produces MISSPGIYFDIGKKAKGVLHKDYVQQPPIHFHYQFMDWNMDLACQVEEIVPGFKSLFKCTIPDSGKVELRYLNNFIGITGCIGLRGNIERGYDPVLNFSGLIGTSLLSLGANVAFDIPTRTIDKLNAGFNFKSSFLDASLTMHDRFDTLKATCYHEVNPLTKTAIAAEVKYSLSMKETGVTIGAQHAIFPQTLVKARFDTSGNAGAVIQQGFWQRFFITMAGEVDFGDQTTHPKVGVSMALK; this is translated from the exons atgatCAGCTCTCCGGGGATTTATTTTGATATTGGGAAGAAGGCTAAAG GTGTTCTTCACAAGGACTATGTTCAACAACCACCAATTCACTTTCACTACCAATTCATGGACTGGAATATGGACCTCGCTTGTCAAG TTGAAGAAATTGTACCTGGATTCAAGAGCCTTTTCAAATGTACCATACCTGATTCTGGGAAG GTGGAACTACGATACTTGAACAATTTTATTGGGATTACTGGATGCATTGGATTAAGAGGAAACATAGAAAGAGGATATGATCCTGTTCTTAACTTCTCAGGCCTTATAGGAACAAGCCTTCTGTCACTTGGAGCCAATGTTGCTTTTGATATACCAACAAGAACAATCGACAAGCTGAATGCTGGCTTCAACTTCAAAAGTTCCTTCCTTGATGCTTCCTTGACCAT GCATGATAGGTTTGACACACTGAAAGCCACCTGTTATCATGAAGTGAACCCCCTAACCAAGACTGCCATTGCAGCTGAGGTAAAGTACAGCTTGTCAATGAAGGAAACTGGTGTTACCATTGGTGCTCAGCATGCAATTTTTCCTCAAACTTTGGTAAAGGCTCGATTCGACACATCTGGAAATGCAGGTGCTGTTATTCAACAAGGGTTTTGGCAGAGATTTTTCATAACTATGGCTGGAGAAGTGGATTTTGGGGACCAAACTACCCATCCCAAGGTTGGAGTATCCATGGCTCTGAAATAG